The genomic DNA CTGTTCGCCGGGCTGCTCGGCCTGGCGCTGCTGCTCGGCCTGTTATCCCTCATGTGGTACCGCGAAGGCCGGTGAAACGCTCTATCCGGGATGTGCCCCTTTGACATCGCCCCGTGCCAACAGTTCCGCATCGTCAGTCAGCACACAGGCCAGCAACCTGGCCGGGTCCACCGGACCGGGCAACTTTACCTGTCCATGGGGAATGACGCGAAAGCCGAAGGGCCCGTAATAGGGCTCGTCACCCACCAGAACAATCGATAGATATCCGCCGGCGCGGGCGCTGTCGACGGCCTGCCGCATCAACAGTTTCCCCGCGCCCCTGCTCTTGTATTCCGGTGTTACGGTCAGTGGTCCCAGCAACAGGCTCGGTGTGGCGCCAATGGTGATATGGCTCAAAATGACGGAGCCGACCATTTTTCCGCTCGCCGTGCTGCGGGCAATGAAACACAACTCGCTGGCTGTGCCCGCCGTTTCCCGGATGCGAAAGGCGGTGCGCGCAAACCGGCCAGGTCCGAATGTGCGCTCATGAAGGGTCAGAATTGCAGCCTCATCGGCCGGGCTCTGCAGGTGGATTGTATAATCAGGAGTGGAAAGCATAATTCAAACCGCTGTCATATCAGTCAGGTAGATGCCCTGCGGTTTGATGTTGGCCGATCAGGCCTTAAGATCCATTACCGGCAGGACGCACAATCAGGCATGCACGCAACGCGCATGCGAGCAGTCGTCGTCGGTTTCCGGCAGTGACGCAATGATGTGTCATGACACTCGAATTCGTTCAAAAGCTGCGCGGCTATAGCAGTGGCCGTCGATCCACGCAAGCGCCAGACGCACATTCCGTGCATGTGTTCGGGACGTGTCATCACCAAATCGATTTGACGAGGCGAATGCCGCGTGCTGAATGACGCTGATGGAGCTATGGGTCATTCTATCAATCGCCGCTGCGTTTCTGCAGAATCTGCGGTCGGTCCTGCAAAAACATCTCAAGGCCCGGTTGAGCAACTGGGGCGCGACCTCCGCACGCTTTGTCTTCGCGGCTCCGCTTGCGGCGTTGATTGTTGCCGGGCTCAGCGTGCTGCGCGGCGCGGCTCCGCCCACGCCGGATTTCATATTCTTCACTTATGCCTGCCTCGGCGGACTGGCTCAGATTGCCGCAACTGCCCTGCTGCTGCATCTGTTTTCCTTCCGAAATTTTGCTGTTGGCACAATCCTGTCCAAAACCGAAACTGTTCAAAGCGCAATACTTGGCTTTGTGCTGCTCAGCGAAACGATTTCCGGCCGGGCCATCTTCGCCATCGGCGTCAGCCTGATCGGGTTGATCCTTTTATCTTTGCCGGCAGGTGCCATCAGCCGCCGCAACTGGATCGACAAAACTGCATTTCTGGGCCTTGCATCGGGAGCCTGTTTTGCCATTGCAGCCGTGTCGTACCGGGCAGCCTCATTGTCTCTGCCCGGCGGCGATTTCCTGATGCGGGCCGCCGTCACCCTGTCCTTTGTCACTCTGTTTCAGGCTTTGCTGATGTGTGTCTTTCTGGCGCTGAGGGAGCCCGGACAACTCCGCCGCCTGTTCAGCGCATGGCGGATCAGCGCTTTGGCCGGCATAGCCGGCGGCCTGGCCTCCTTCGGCTGGTTCGCTGCAATGACGCTGCAGAAGGCGGTGCTGGTGAAGGCGGTCGGACAGATTGAAGTTGTGTTTTCATTTGCCGCCAGTCTGCTGTTTTTCAGGGAAACCTTCCGGCCATATGAAATTATCGGCATTCTGTTGATCACGGCTGGAATTCTGTTGCTGATCGGGACAACTTCGTAATGATCTATTTGCAACAGCTTGTGATTGTTTTCGGCCTGTCTGCACATGCTGTTTGACTCTCAAATCAGTCTGCGCATAGAATTTGCCAATATTTTTTGGAGACCACCATGTTTAAGCA from Pararhizobium sp. IMCC3301 includes the following:
- a CDS encoding GNAT family N-acetyltransferase, whose amino-acid sequence is MLSTPDYTIHLQSPADEAAILTLHERTFGPGRFARTAFRIRETAGTASELCFIARSTASGKMVGSVILSHITIGATPSLLLGPLTVTPEYKSRGAGKLLMRQAVDSARAGGYLSIVLVGDEPYYGPFGFRVIPHGQVKLPGPVDPARLLACVLTDDAELLARGDVKGAHPG
- a CDS encoding DMT family transporter — translated: MTLMELWVILSIAAAFLQNLRSVLQKHLKARLSNWGATSARFVFAAPLAALIVAGLSVLRGAAPPTPDFIFFTYACLGGLAQIAATALLLHLFSFRNFAVGTILSKTETVQSAILGFVLLSETISGRAIFAIGVSLIGLILLSLPAGAISRRNWIDKTAFLGLASGACFAIAAVSYRAASLSLPGGDFLMRAAVTLSFVTLFQALLMCVFLALREPGQLRRLFSAWRISALAGIAGGLASFGWFAAMTLQKAVLVKAVGQIEVVFSFAASLLFFRETFRPYEIIGILLITAGILLLIGTTS